A window of the Gossypium hirsutum isolate 1008001.06 chromosome A05, Gossypium_hirsutum_v2.1, whole genome shotgun sequence genome harbors these coding sequences:
- the LOC107957408 gene encoding protein phosphatase 1 regulatory subunit INH3 produces MATIRASPSTSSATTTLTIDNKSAASSSSSQPQEALVLELRPRKKRVTWKEGTVDNEFMNKKSSKICCIYHKEKPFDEDDSDDDCHDHHHHPSHGNDFSNDGRRLNPSNST; encoded by the coding sequence ATGGCAACAATCAGGGCATCACCGTCGACCTCCTCCGCCACCACCACCCTTACCATCGACAACAAATCGGCTGCCTCATCCTCCTCGTCGCAACCTCAAGAAGCCCTCGTCCTCGAACTTCGCCCTAGGAAAAAGAGAGTTACCTGGAAAGAAGGAACCGTTGACAACGAATTCATGAACAAGAAGAGCTCCAAGATCTGCTGCATTTACCACAAAGAAAAGCCCTTCGATGAAGACGACAGTGATGATGATTGCCATGATCATCATCACCATCCATCCCACGGCAACGATTTCTCCAACGATGGCCGCAGGCTCAACCCTAGCAATAGcacctaa
- the LOC107960602 gene encoding transcription factor GTE8-like yields MIPVKHSLKFRFSKENSAPIASKRRLEAEVLDGGPPEKRPKTVVDRPQCSAVVKTLMQHPTLETAVVTRISSEKRQKTAKGLRFSTDIAPKAEGLGLGFTTSNPKALRAAMLKCRFADTIFKAQQKMKGEGENADPRKLKQEKERFERRLVDEKSVLEAELLKFKKQRERDRKAARIALQNMKNTARIEINWEAEREFEILIGSSSSPGTGVVHQTRDEEIEEGEIIC; encoded by the exons ATGATTCCAGTAAAACATTCTCTCAAGTTCCGATTTTCAAAAGAGAATTCAGCGCCAATTGCTTCCAAGCGCCGATTAGAAGCAGAGGTTTTAGACGGTGGCCCGCCGGAGAAGAGGCCGAAGACGGTAGTGGACAGGCCGCAGTGTTCGGCCGTAGTGAAAACCCTCATGCAACATCCAACCCTAG AGACGGCAGTCGTCACCCGTATTTCGTCGGAGAAGAGACAGAAAACGGCAAAAGGCCTGAGGTTTTCAACAGATATTGCACCCAAAGCAGAGGGCCTAGGTCTAGGGTTTACAACATCAAACCCCAAGGCCCTACGGGCGGCAATGCTGAAGTGTCGTTTTGCAGACACCATCTTCAAAGCTCAGCAGAAGATGAAGGGTGAGGGCGAGAATGCTGATCCAAGAAAGTTGAAACAAGAAAAGGAAAGATTCGAACGAAGACTAGTTGACGAAAAGTCGGTGCTGGAAGCTGAGTTGTTGAAGTTCAAAAAGCAACGGGAAAGAGACAGAAAAGCCGCTCGAATTGCATTACAGAACATGAAAAACACGGCTCGGATTGAGATCAATTGGGAAGCTGAGAGGGAATTTGAGATTCTGATTGGATCTTCTTCATCACCTGGGACTGGGGTTGTTCATCAAACACGTGATGAAGAGATTGAAGAAggtgaaattatatgttaa